One genomic window of Pseudomonas aeruginosa includes the following:
- the pedF gene encoding cytochrome c-550 PedF, which produces MNKNNALRGLLVLAGLSLSSLALAHGDVTPQAVDTKGLEPLGKEWRDTNPYRKPYAKHDLAVEIGASAYNQNCARCHGLEAKSGGIAPDLRLLETGAEGDEWFKERVINGAVRDGAVYMPKMADFISQEGLWAIRSYLESVHVDE; this is translated from the coding sequence ATGAACAAGAACAACGCCTTGCGCGGCCTGCTGGTGCTGGCCGGTCTCAGCCTCTCGAGCCTGGCGCTGGCCCACGGCGATGTGACCCCCCAGGCAGTGGACACCAAGGGACTCGAGCCGCTGGGCAAGGAATGGCGCGACACCAACCCCTACCGCAAGCCCTACGCCAAGCACGACCTCGCCGTCGAGATCGGCGCCTCCGCCTACAACCAGAACTGCGCGCGCTGCCACGGCCTGGAAGCCAAGTCCGGCGGCATCGCCCCGGACCTGCGCCTGCTGGAGACCGGCGCCGAGGGCGACGAATGGTTCAAGGAGCGGGTCATCAACGGCGCGGTGCGCGATGGCGCGGTGTACATGCCGAAGATGGCCGACTTCATCAGCCAGGAAGGCCTCTGGGCGATCCGCAGCTATCTGGAAAGCGTGCACGTCGACGAGTGA
- a CDS encoding aldehyde dehydrogenase family protein, with amino-acid sequence MIYAAPGTPGAVVTFKPRYGNYIGGEFVPPVKGQYFTNTSPVNGQPIAEFPRSTAEDIDKALDAAHAAADAWGRTSVQERSNILLKIADRIEQNLELLAVTETWDNGKAVRETLNADIPLAADHFRYFAGCIRAQEGSAAEINDSTVAYHIHEPLGVVGQIIPWNFPLLMAAWKLAPALAAGNCVVLKPAEQTPLGICVLLELIGDLLPPGVLNVVQGFGREAGEALATSKRIAKIAFTGSTPVGSHILKCAAENIIPSTVELGGKSPNIYFEDIMQAEPAFIEKAAEGLVLAFFNQGEVCTCPSRALVQESIYPAFMEEVLKKVRAIKRGDPLDTETMVGAQASQQQYEKILSYLDIAQQEGAELLAGGSVEKLEGNLASGYYIQPTLLKGHNGMRVFQEEIFGPVVGVTTFKDEAEALAIANDTEYGLGAGLWTRDINRAYRMGRGIKAGRVWTNCYHLYPAHAAFGGYKKSGVGRETHKMMLDHYQQTKNLLVSYDINPLGFF; translated from the coding sequence ATGATCTACGCAGCGCCCGGAACCCCCGGTGCCGTCGTCACCTTCAAGCCTCGCTACGGCAACTACATCGGCGGCGAGTTCGTGCCTCCGGTCAAGGGCCAGTACTTCACCAACACCTCGCCGGTGAACGGCCAGCCGATCGCCGAGTTCCCCCGTTCCACCGCCGAGGACATCGACAAGGCCCTCGACGCCGCCCACGCCGCCGCCGACGCCTGGGGCCGCACCTCGGTGCAGGAGCGCTCGAACATCCTGCTGAAGATCGCCGACCGCATCGAGCAGAACCTGGAACTGCTCGCCGTCACCGAGACCTGGGACAACGGCAAGGCCGTGCGCGAGACCCTCAACGCCGACATCCCCCTGGCCGCCGACCACTTCCGCTACTTCGCCGGCTGCATCCGCGCCCAGGAAGGCTCCGCTGCCGAGATCAACGACAGCACCGTGGCCTACCACATCCATGAGCCGCTGGGCGTGGTCGGGCAGATCATCCCGTGGAACTTCCCGCTGCTGATGGCCGCCTGGAAGCTGGCCCCGGCGCTGGCCGCCGGCAACTGCGTGGTGCTCAAGCCGGCCGAGCAGACCCCGCTGGGCATCTGCGTGCTGCTGGAACTCATCGGCGACCTGCTGCCGCCGGGCGTGCTCAACGTCGTCCAGGGCTTCGGCAGGGAGGCCGGCGAGGCCCTGGCCACCAGCAAGCGCATCGCCAAGATCGCCTTCACCGGTTCCACCCCGGTCGGCTCGCACATCCTCAAGTGCGCGGCGGAGAACATCATTCCCTCCACCGTCGAGCTGGGCGGCAAGAGCCCGAACATCTATTTCGAAGACATCATGCAGGCCGAGCCGGCGTTCATCGAGAAGGCCGCCGAGGGCCTGGTGCTGGCCTTCTTCAACCAGGGCGAGGTGTGCACCTGCCCGTCCCGCGCACTGGTCCAGGAGTCGATCTACCCGGCGTTCATGGAAGAGGTGCTGAAAAAGGTCAGGGCGATCAAGCGCGGCGACCCGCTGGACACCGAGACCATGGTCGGCGCCCAGGCTTCCCAGCAGCAGTACGAGAAGATCCTCTCCTACCTCGACATCGCCCAGCAGGAAGGCGCCGAGCTGCTCGCCGGCGGCAGCGTCGAGAAGCTCGAAGGCAACCTGGCCAGCGGCTACTACATCCAGCCGACCCTGCTCAAGGGGCACAACGGCATGCGCGTGTTCCAGGAGGAAATATTCGGCCCGGTGGTCGGCGTCACCACCTTCAAGGACGAAGCCGAGGCCCTGGCCATCGCCAACGACACCGAGTACGGCCTCGGCGCCGGCCTCTGGACCCGCGACATCAACCGCGCCTACCGCATGGGCCGCGGGATCAAGGCCGGTCGCGTGTGGACCAACTGCTACCACCTGTACCCGGCCCACGCCGCGTTCGGCGGCTACAAGAAGTCCGGCGTCGGTCGCGAGACGCACAAGATGATGCTCGACCACTACCAGCAGACCAAGAACCTGCTGGTGAGCTACGACATCAACCCGCTGGGCTTCTTCTGA
- the pqqA gene encoding pyrroloquinoline quinone precursor peptide PqqA, with product MWTKPSFTDLRLGFEVTLYFANR from the coding sequence ATGTGGACCAAGCCCAGCTTCACCGACCTGCGTCTCGGTTTCGAAGTGACCCTCTACTTCGCCAACCGCTGA